Sequence from the [Clostridium] scindens genome:
CGCCTCTCTCTGGGATAGCACCTCTGTCCCCAAGTCTGCGAGTATCATGCGGATCTCTGCCATCTTATGTTCATTGCCAGTGGCAAATATAATCTTCTTCATCATCAAGCCTTCCTTTCTCAATCAACTTCCTTGCGTCTCGGAGGCCTCGGGCCGAGGAACTGGTAGAAATAGGTCTTCAGCATCCCATTATATATCTTGCGGTTCTTGTCCGCCTTCCTTCCAAAATACCGCTCTGCCTCTTCATAGGAAGTAATCATATAAGCCGACCAGGAATCCAGTCTTTTGAAACTCTCTCCGAATGTCTGATAGAGTCCCGGCAGATTTTCCTTATCTTCCAGACGCTCGCCATATGGCGGGTTCGTGATAATGAACCCGTATTTCTTAGGATGGCTTAAGTCCTTGACCTCCCTTTCCTGGAAGTGGATCAGATGCCCCACGCCAGCCTCCTGGGCGTTCTGCCTTGCGATACGGACCACCGCGCCGTCCGCGTCGTATCCCTGGATATCCACATCAATGTCATCTTCTATCATATCATTCGCTTCATTTACCGAATCATACCATAATTTTCGCGGGATCAGATTGGTCCAGTCTTCCGCCGTAAAAGAACGGTTCATGCCTGGGGCGATGTTGGCGGCCATCATGGCTGCCTCAATGGGAAATGTGCCGCTCCCGCAGAAAGGATCTACCAGAATCCGGTCCTTCCTCCAGGGCGTCAGCATGATAAGCGCCGCCGCCAAAGTCTCTGTGATCGGCGCCTTTCCCGACACCTCCCTGTATCCCCTCTTATGCAAGGACACGCCTGACGTATCAATCCCAACGGTCACTACATCCTTCATCAAGAATACGCGCACTGGATAAGAAGCCCCGTCTTCCGGAAACCACTCCAGCCTGTAGTGCTCCTGCATCCGCCTGACCATTGCCTTTTTCATGATAGACTGTATGTCAGAAGGACTGAACAGCTTGCTCTTTACAGAGGCTGCCTTCGCAACCCAGAACTTCCCGTCCTTTGGTATGTAGTCTTCCCATGGGAGGCTTCTAGTCTTCTCAAAAAGTTCCTCAAAGGTCGTGGCCTTAAAGCTTCCTACCTTCCACAGAATTCTCTCTGCCGTTCGAAGGAAAATATTAGCACGGCAGACGGCATCCGCATCCCCATAGAAAGTGACTCTGCCGTCTTCTACTTCTGCAATCTCATATCCCAGATCTATAATTTCTCTTTTCAGCACCGCTTCCAAGCCAAAGTGGCAGGGTGCAATCAGTTCAACTTTATTCATAAACTCTCCCAACACGAAATTTATATTTACCTTACTATCTTACTTTCTTTCCCCATATTTTGTCAATGATTCCCGTCCTATTAGGCGATTTCTTTTGCCCAAAACGAAATATTGCAAGGCCGACGGTATATCGCCTGCCTTGCAACATTCATTTTTCTTCAGCCTGATCCAATTACGATCTAATCTCTAACTAGTAGTTGTCGCTGTAGTTTGAGCTGTTAGAATTCTTGTTCTGGTTAGATGCATTCTTGTTGGACGCATTCTGGTTAGATGCGTTCCTGTTGGATGCATTCTGGTTGGATGCATTCTGGTTGGATGCATTCTGGTTGGATGCGTTCCTGTTGGATGCATTCTGGTTAGATGCATTCTGGTTGGATGCATTCTGGTTAGATGCATTTGAGTTACTGTTAGATGAATTATAGTTTTTAGCCATGTCAATTCCTCCTAATCTTTTTGGTTACGAGATTATTATGTCCTTGACAAATTTTTTTATGTATCAATTTTCACAAAAATGAGTCCTTAATTATATTAAGATTTTTTTAATTTTTAACTTGCTTTTCAAATCGTTCTATATTATACTAAAACATGTAGAAAGAATACTTTCTACAACCCCTTATTAATTATTTATACTCCCCTCAAAAGACCGATGGCTCCCCCATCGGTCTTTTACTTTTTTATTTTATTCTATATTATCGGCCTCATCGTCGGCTGCCAATGATCCTGAATACGATAATCACAAGGATCAATGGTACAAGAATCGGCGCAAGAAGGCTGAATATGCCGCCAATTACAGCGATAACCAGCATAAACACCCCAACGATTCCCAGAACCAGAAGCAATTTCTTCCACCAGGCATCCAGGCCGAATATATGGACTCGTCCTGTTCCGCCCTGCTGCCTCTGATCATAATTCTGCTTTTTAGGCTCGTATCCGTAATCTTCCTGGGTATTCCCTTGTATCTCCACAGACTCTATGATCGTGCGGGCAATCGCCCATGGATCTCCCAGTTCCGCAACGACTTCTTGCTCGCTTCTTCCCTTCCTGACCTCATCCGCAATATAGCCGCTGTAATAATCAACATTCTCCTGTATTACCGGACCGCTCAGGTCATTTGCCAAAGCTTCCTTTAACTTATTTAAAAACTCGCTTCTTGTCATGAACATCCTCCTACATATGCATCAGACGGATTCCCGGCTGTAGCCGTACCATATCTTAATAAGCAAAAACCTTGCACTTAGAATATCACATCCCTATGTCTATTCCAAGTCCAAGGTTCTTAAATTTTTCTAATCTCTTTATTAAGATGTTATACTTCGAAGATCAGGTCGCCGTAGGATGGCATCGGCCATGCTTCTTTGTCTACGATCATTTCCAGCTCGTCTACCGGCGCACGCAGCGCTGCCATGGCTGGCACCACGTCAGAGTGATAGAATCTTGCCTGGTCTGCCCCTTCCTCCATGGAGGAAGCCTGATCCGTCACTATAATAAGCGCTTCCAGAGCCTTCTTTGTCTGATTCAGAAGAGAGGATGCTTCCGTAAGAAGATCCGCCTGCACGGATGCGTCCGCACCGGCTCCCTTCACGCTGATCACCGTATCCGCAAGCGTCTTCGTGTATTTGATGACCGCCGGGATGATCTGCTTGCTTGCCATATCAATCATCGTGCGGGCTTCTATATTGATAGCCTTTGAATAATTCT
This genomic interval carries:
- a CDS encoding DUF1700 domain-containing protein: MTRSEFLNKLKEALANDLSGPVIQENVDYYSGYIADEVRKGRSEQEVVAELGDPWAIARTIIESVEIQGNTQEDYGYEPKKQNYDQRQQGGTGRVHIFGLDAWWKKLLLVLGIVGVFMLVIAVIGGIFSLLAPILVPLILVIIVFRIIGSRR
- a CDS encoding THUMP domain-containing class I SAM-dependent RNA methyltransferase, giving the protein MNKVELIAPCHFGLEAVLKREIIDLGYEIAEVEDGRVTFYGDADAVCRANIFLRTAERILWKVGSFKATTFEELFEKTRSLPWEDYIPKDGKFWVAKAASVKSKLFSPSDIQSIMKKAMVRRMQEHYRLEWFPEDGASYPVRVFLMKDVVTVGIDTSGVSLHKRGYREVSGKAPITETLAAALIMLTPWRKDRILVDPFCGSGTFPIEAAMMAANIAPGMNRSFTAEDWTNLIPRKLWYDSVNEANDMIEDDIDVDIQGYDADGAVVRIARQNAQEAGVGHLIHFQEREVKDLSHPKKYGFIITNPPYGERLEDKENLPGLYQTFGESFKRLDSWSAYMITSYEEAERYFGRKADKNRKIYNGMLKTYFYQFLGPRPPRRKEVD